The genomic DNA CCGCGCGCAGCAGCGGATCCACCTCCATCGTCGCCGCCAGCTCCAGCGCCCGGTTGAGCCGCGCCAGGGTGATGCCCACGGGCCCGCGCGCCGTCACGTCCGGATCCAACGCCACCAGCGCGCCCAGGGCCCGCTCCAGCGTGCTCGTCGTGACGGGCGCCACCGCCAGGGCGTTGTCACAGGCCGCGAGCAGGTTCTCGCGCTCGAGCGCCAACCGGCGGAAGGCCAGCTCTCCCTCCGCGCCCCGCCGCCGCTGGCTCAGGTGCCGGGCCAGCTCCAGGTAGCACGCCGCATGGCGCGCCGCGAGCATCGTCCCCTCGCCCCGCTCCGCCAGCCGTGACGAGGCGTACTGGCGGATGCTCTCGTACATCCCCAGGCGCAGCTCGCCGGTGAGTCCGTCCGGCGTATACGCGCGCAGGAGCGACTTGGAGCGCAGCGAGTGGATGATCTCCAGCACGTCCGGCCCGCCGGGAGGAAACAGCAGCACCGACTCGGCCGACTCCAGCGTGAAGCCGCCGCGGAACACCGAGCACTGCGCCAGGGCCGCGCGCTCGGCGGGCTCCAGCAGGTTCCAGGACCAGTCGATGGCGCCCCACAGCGTGCACTGCCTCGCCGAGCCATCGCGCCGGCCCCCGCGCAAGAGCTCGAAGCGGCGCGACAGCCGCTCTTGAATCTGACTGACGCCCAGCAGGTTGGTGCGCGCCGCCGCCAGCTCGATGGCCAGGGGGATGCCGTCCAGCTTGCGCACGATGTCCGCCACCAGGGGCGCCTCGGCCTCGGTGAGCTCGAAGCCCCCGCGCACCGCGCGCGTGCGCCGCACGAACAGCTCCACCGCGCCACAGCCGCGCAGCACCTCCAGCCGCGTCTCGTCCTCCTCGGGGACGCCCAGGGGCTCCAGGTCCACCACGCGCTCGGCCGGCAGCAGCAGCGCCTCGCGCGAGGTGACGAGGAAACGGGCCCGGGGCGCCAGCTCCCGCCAGCGGCCCAGCGTGGCGGGCATGTGCTGGATGACGTGCTCCACGTTGTCGAGCAGCACCAGCACGTCCCCACGTCCGGACAGGGCCCGGCCCAACCGGTCCGCCGGGGCACTGTCCTCGCCGCTGCGCGTGAGCGCCACGCCCAGCACCCGGCCCACGGCATGGCAGATGTCGTCCACCGTCGTGGCGTCCGACAGCTCGCACAACCACACTCCGCCTTCCCACTCCCCGGCCTCCAGGTTGCCGAAGCGCGTGGCCAGGCGGCTCTTGCCCATGCCACCGGGGCCCAGGAGCGTCACGAGCCGGCTGCCCTCGGCGAAGCAGCGCCGCAGCCGCGCCAGCTCCTCCTCCCGGCCAATGAACTCCCCGGACTCCCCCGGCAGGTTGCCGCGCCGGGCCCGGGGCACGCGAAGCACCTCGAAGCGGCGGTCGGCGAGCCGGGCGGGCAGCACCTCCACGAGCGGCACGGGCTCCTCGATGCCCTTGAGATGATAGTCGCCCAGCGAACGCACCACGGGCCCGCCCAGCGAGTCCCACGCGTCGGCCACCCGCGACCACGCGCTCGCGCTCACCAGCACCTGGCCGCCATGGCCCGCCGAGGCGACTCGCGCCGCGACGTTCACCATCCGTCCGAAATAGTCCGTCTGCCCCGTCCGGTCATCGACGCGGCACTCGGGCTCGCCCAGGTGCACAC from Melittangium boletus DSM 14713 includes the following:
- a CDS encoding ATP-binding protein yields the protein MGTVLRIFPRTSAIGMPGDGVTAHRDRAPTGTVALVFTDVQGSTRLWERCNADMGEALDVHNRVLRELLAVSGGYEVKTQGDSFMVAFSSVVEAVRWCLETQQALLEAPWPDALLREPDAREEWGPKGLMHRGLRVRMGVHLGEPECRVDDRTGQTDYFGRMVNVAARVASAGHGGQVLVSASAWSRVADAWDSLGGPVVRSLGDYHLKGIEEPVPLVEVLPARLADRRFEVLRVPRARRGNLPGESGEFIGREEELARLRRCFAEGSRLVTLLGPGGMGKSRLATRFGNLEAGEWEGGVWLCELSDATTVDDICHAVGRVLGVALTRSGEDSAPADRLGRALSGRGDVLVLLDNVEHVIQHMPATLGRWRELAPRARFLVTSREALLLPAERVVDLEPLGVPEEDETRLEVLRGCGAVELFVRRTRAVRGGFELTEAEAPLVADIVRKLDGIPLAIELAAARTNLLGVSQIQERLSRRFELLRGGRRDGSARQCTLWGAIDWSWNLLEPAERAALAQCSVFRGGFTLESAESVLLFPPGGPDVLEIIHSLRSKSLLRAYTPDGLTGELRLGMYESIRQYASSRLAERGEGTMLAARHAACYLELARHLSQRRRGAEGELAFRRLALERENLLAACDNALAVAPVTTSTLERALGALVALDPDVTARGPVGITLARLNRALELAATMEVDPLLRADALAVRGRTHHGEGRLSAAWTDLSEARAIFGALGAEDRQKRVLVDLCIVARDECDLGMAWSLIQEALELPSPGDKWLDAYAVGNLGILELGRNGAEAALPHLRSALELFRAMGDVAYEVGFLANYAMAIGEQGNTAEAVALLEEAMEKASRVGDRSGHALARVNLGCFLLDAGRAAEAREHLGEAVLMGRQLGMRLVEGVALGERGRALVALGALEAARASLTEGISLLERVSRWHALRFTAHLSAVQAALGDLEAARRGFAALAKTPELQHDVVLRELTSLLRVALDLQEARRAPGSEQGRLALLAARMRLQSARNAPVEAASSDLREALRLFGRRVLEVEDGALPV